CCTCCTAGATTTTGAAAGATGAAAACTCACTCGTAtgaaactgagaaacaaacaactggagagtgcttaagagaccttCAGTTACATGACTTAGATATGTGATGCTAGATTTGTTAAGTCAATACAGgatgtgtttttctcctttcaaataacAGGACTCAATTAAAGACCAGAATaactctttgaaaatatgtcccattCTCTCTCATGAGGTTCAAGCTGAAGTCAGACATGCTAAATCCTTTTTTTCATGTAAGATTTAGAATTAATGAGAAATATAAAGATATTAGTAGCAAAAGTCTTATTCCCATTAGTGAAGGGGAGAGAAGGGGATTTCAGAGGATAGAATAGAATACTGTTCAAATAACTTAATCGAGCAGACTTGCTCAATAGAGTATTTTTCATGTAGTCCTGCAATTGGTGCCAGATTGTATGATACAATTACAAAATTAGCAATGATTGCTGAGCTACCTGGTTCTCCAGTGATAAAAGTTTGAATCATAGAATACTATCCTATCTCTTGGCATCCCTTTATTCTTCCTTAGGTCTTCTTAGTTTCTACATACGGTAGTCTGGGGGTCCAGCTTTGCTGAATAGAACCTCTTTAGGAACCCTTGCGAGAGGTGCAAATCACTGTGCTGGCACCAATTTCCAGTCAAAACAACACCTGACATAACGGTGGATATTTCATCATAATGAAACACCTACACTGGCTGACCAGGCAGAGGCACTAAGATAACCTGCTCAAGTCTGCAGGTCTGCAagagttatttaataaaaaaaggagAGTCTTAGCTAATGTAGGGAATAAATACCACGGTCGTGGGCAAGTTGAAGAATGGAAAGCATTCGAAAAAAAGGGAAACTAATACGTTAATTTTAAGTaaagggatttttttattttatccccTGTCAAAAGAGTTTCTGAAAACTGTTTAATACATCAAACTTACAGCAGACGATTTGCTGGTATTGAGAATGAGATCAGCAGGGATTGTTTCCTCAAAGCAGATTTGGAAGAGGACTGTAACAAAGTACTGAGAACTTGCAGACAAGCAGGTTTCCTAAGGAGTCCTGTCTAATGAAATGGACTGGGCTGTCCAGCTGAAAAGGCACTGCAGAACATTGGGAGCTCTTTGAATAAAATGGGCAGAAAATGTTCAAAAGACAGtcatttaaaatgagtttagGGGCATCTCTAGTTCATGCAATTATGGAACCAGTTTACCTTAAAACAACGGGCAAAAATGTTCATGGAATGTAATTGATCGTGTATTATCGTGTCTTTGTTGAATGCACtggcaaatacaaatacatagtgAGGTgaggtactgtatttaatgttcTAGTATTTGGTTTCAGAATTGTAGATGGCAATGAAATGAATGTATGTTTAGACACTTGTTCGgaaatttataattattttaaaagtgaTCAACATGCACTACTTACCTTCGGGTAAAATTTGGTGTATGGTATggtgtattttaaaaagtaacaaattacaaaacaaacaaaactgtgaTGAAGGTAACTGATGGTTTCTGCCATGTAATAAATTAAATAGCACAGTTTTCGTGGTTTTTgtcacattgtactttttaaaatgtaatcctagggttAGTGTTGCACGTGGACATACAGTACAggggtttctttttaaaaaaaagaaaatgcaactaAATGAGCCTTCGCCTTTCTGttcttattgttaaaaaaaaaatgcatgtagaTGTGTACTGTATCCTTTAATGGGATTAACCAGGCCTGATCCTTGAATAGCTTCTCATTCTCAATGAAATACCAGGGATAAAAGTACCTGCACAAATAATGTCCATAAAAAATTAATTCATATAAATTAcaagaacataataataatataattataatctttattttatatagtgcctttcataaaGGATTATCATAAAGCACTTAACAAAGCAAGAGAAGACAAgtaaaatagcaataaaacaaaacttaTGACCTATACAGAACTGGATGCAAACTACTTAACATTAAaaatcaagaaaataaaaacaacaaagaatctaaaagaatgccaatttaaataaaggtgttttaaggtgagatttaaaaacagacaGGGACTCAGAAACTCAAATCTCGAGCAGGAGTGAGTTCCACAGCCTTGGTGCACAGGACGAGAAAGCCCTATCCCCACTGTTCACTGCTTGGTTAAGGGAACAGTTAAAAGACCAGCATCAGCAGACCGGGAGTGTAATTTGACAGTAGGTCAGAGGGCAATTTAGTGGATTTAGCTAAATTtagccccgcagtggtggaatgaccttcctacagatgtcaggactgcccagtccctgaccacattccggcgcctcctcaagacacacctcttcagaaagcacctgtagaactcctctgtttttcccctgggacacgtatcatccttccttaaatgcgcattacttgctcttacctgccccctattttactgcatgtaatcctgtacttcagagtactgtaatctgctaagtgtttaatctgtagtattttgtatttaattatatcctgatgtaactatcactgacactgttatctgctgtattattgaattgatttttgtcacacttgtacttgcttgaaccaaagtcattgtatttatcttgctcttaattgtattattacttgcactgtgattcttgaaatgtaattgttgatgactgtaagtcgccctggataagggcgtctgctaagaaataaataataataataataataataataataataataataataataataataataataataataataataatataaggggGAGAAATTCCCCTATTGGCCTTAAAAGTcaacaataaaatattataatcaaTACGGAATTTGACCGGTAGCCAGTGTAGAGATTTTTATACAGGGGTTACATGTTCACTGGTGTGAGACCTGGTTAACAACCTAGCTGCTAAATTTTGGACATGCTGGTGTTTTTGGACTGTATTCTTTGACACCCCAGTAAGTAGGGCATTGCAATAACCAAGTCTGTAGGAAACATAAGCATGTACAAGTTTATCTGCAGCAGACATTGTCAAGACAGGGCGCAGTCGAGCAATGTCCCGTAGATGAAAAAAAGACAACTTGGTAATATTCCAAATGTGCGCCTCAACAGTTAGACTAGGGTCAAAAATGAAGTTTTTCATTTTGGAGCAAAACTCAGTTAGTACCCCATCAATAGTCATATCTTGACAACTGGATTTCTGCAGTTGATGCGGAGTACCTAATAACATAACTTCTCAGCATGATTTAGCAATAACATGGAGCCAATACGTTCCACACCACTCAGGTCTGAAAAGTGTGCTTGTTATGCTTTCCAGAAGGTGTAGAAGCTGAAACTGGTGTTGCTTGAGAACATCACATATTTCAATGATTGCCTGTTATTCATAAGGTGGATGGATggtctcattttttttttgcatgctgtTATTCCAGAAAGGTTGACTTCCTGTATACATTCCACAGCAATCTGTCTGTCTCTTTTTAGTAGGAACCTGTTCTTATCAGTGATTAAATAGTGTTGGGGTCCACTGTACCATCTCGGACGCTGGTACATCAGCACAAGGGCTTTCTTTTAAGAGTGATATTCTGTAAATGTTGCTTTCATTTTCATTCACTGACATAAAGAAAATGTCACTCTAGTTgaaattattattcttattatatatttttgtttctcaGTGCTTTCCTAGCCTCTGTATATCTTAGATAAaaactggtttatttatttagaattgaATGATATTTTACGAGCTATTTACAGTCTTTGTCATAAAAAAACTGAACTAAATTACCCTTCACCTTTCAGTTCTTATTGTTAAAAAAatccagctttaaaaaaaaattaaataaaaaatcacaacTTTATGTAGCCAATGTCGGGCTTGATTTGCAAAGCTTTTGCAGTCAAAAATGTGTTTCctcttttatgtaaaaaaaagtaaataaagtaGGTGCACCTTTTGGTGCATCTGCTATTTTCCTGTTCTACTCTCTACCTCTTCATTAGTCACAGCCATCTGGAAAATTTGGCAGGACAGCCAATACTCAACCAGAATGCATGTTCCCAGACATGTTAAAGGATTGCCAGACAGTTGGAATCAAGTACCTTCAGGGGTCAAAATAGACTGAAACTCATTCCATTTAAGTAGTGGAAGGTGAAAGGTTAAGATTAACATTTGGAGAATGAAATTCAAACTGGAACCAACGTTGTCCTGttgaaaaagtaaagaaaatctGCATGGTCCTTTCAGAGAAGTGCATACAAATGATACAGCACCCCTTGCTGGACAAACATGATACAGCACCCCTTGCTGGACAAAACAGGAGCAATACTTGACACTAGGAACCTGTATAATATTGTACCTCTGTAAGTAAAAGCTGGGGAAATAAACCCTTGGCTAAAGTAAATATTGCCTTTGAAAGGGGATGAATTAAGAGTATTCTACTGCTGCAGTATTTACCATTCCGCCATGTCCAACCTGAATTACTGCAGTGGTTTACAAACAGCATGCTGATGTTAGATTCAAAACTGGTTTTAATCCAAGGACCTCCACGCTTTGATGGGAAATACCCAGCCTGACACCCCCGCATTCTGATGTAATGGGAAAGTGCGTAATGAGAATAGGCTGGTGAGGTTATGAATGATAATTACATGCATCTCTCATAACTGGGAGCAGTGGCTATCCTCCTAGTCTAAACTGTAAATAACCTGTGACAGCCATGTGAGTCCACACTGCTGGACAAAATAATGCAAGTGCCAACAAAAAGAAGAATGAtaatatgaagaagaaaaaaataaaaccttataTACATGACAGATAATACAAATATGAAACAAAAAGTTAGAAACTTAGTGGCAGAAATGTGAGGTTTAATTATTGTTCCTTTCTAGTTTTATACAGTTGAATTTTAATTTCCCTTGACTACAAAATAGGGCCTTTTTAGTGTTTGCTTTGGTATCATGTACAGTGCCATGCAGTATTTGACTTTCGTCTGTGTTAAGAACATGCATCCCCCAAATTCCTACTTCAAAGTTAAGAACATGCAGGTGAAAGGtgacagttgttattattattattattattattattattattattattattatttatttcttagcagacgcccttatccagggcgacttacaatcacaagcaattacaaatacattcaagtgttacaatacaattcatacaataagagcaagaaatacaacaaTTTTTTCAAGGAGGAGGTTGTTGTTCTGAAGCTACTGTAGATGCATCAAATAAAgtcaaatactgtatactgtattttttttttagtgaattGTCATGAGGGAATATTAGAtaggaagaaaaatatttttcatttttaaaagaaatacagtgGAAACTTgatataaatattgttttaaaacaaaccatCTACAAAAGTTAATTTCCATGAAGGATGTATTTCTAATTCTTGGAACAGGACCCAAACGTATGCTTTTCATTTAATCAGTCAGCTTTATATACATAAACTTCCCAGTGATTAGGATGTTCAGCTGCTTAGTCACATGTTTTTGAAGCTGCAGTTAAAGCAATACTGTATATGCTAACTTGATTTATGTAGCTGTTTCAAAAAACGAATTtgactttaattttattttagtaatgttAATACAGTAGGTGGGTCTATAAGGACCCCAGCAGGATTATTAAAGAGTTAACTTGACTGTATTATTAGGTCTGTTTAGAGCAgtcaaatattaatttaaaaagtacagtGAAAAGCGTctacaattgtatttttttaaaacatatattgacATAGGTGAACCACTGCATACTTGTAATAAAGTGTATTACAGTAGCATGGCACTATAACAGGGTAATACATTAAAATGGTATACTTTTCTGAAATGGCTGAACAATagctatatttttttaatctgctgaTTATACAGTGTTTTGGCATGCTTGTATGGTGAAAATACTTCAAACTACAATTTTTGTATAACAAGAAATATGGCCTGATTTCAAGATACCAGCACAATTGTTGCCCCTAGCATCATCCAAGAAAAGCTATAACACTGTTTACTTGTTATTtaagatatttttgtatttattattatttatggagGTGTTCCAAGTAACCAGGGAGACCAGTCATGGGACACATACACACGTATATATATGGATTCAAGACATAATCTAATAATGCAGGGGCTTCTAGTTCAGTATCATTAAACTGTAACGTTTCTATGGCGATAAACAACCCGGTTTACTTATGATGACTGAAGCTTCTAGAACTAATGCAGAATGCGCTGCGGCAGGATGACTAATTATCAGTAATGGAGCTCTGATAACTAGATTTGTGAGAGTGCCAGGGGCTCACAATGTCATGGACTAACACAGTGCTCTTTCACCATATCACAAATGAATTATGTGCTCTAATGCCTTGCATCTCTTCATTGTGAACATAAATTGAAGAACAAGGTCACCACAATTCAAAAGATAAGGTATATAGTATTCTTCATTAGCCTACGCACTCAGTGTAGAAATAGGTCAGTATAAGCAAGTTTCTGACACCACAGGAATGCCCATATAAAGTGTCTTAGAATatagtaacaaaaaacaaaaaaaaacaaaaaggtttaatgtTAGCCTCCACTACAACATTGGGAATTATCCAGTTggaatatacactgctgtgcagaagtcttaagacatgttgcatttttctactctgatgcattatgagcatcaacaatttactcaaaccctacactagtgttttctactattataacaatctTGACTTgcaaaagaaggaaaaacattgagagaaatagcttgcatcacttgattttcaaggtgtggtatccgaagcataatcaacaagtacagagaaacatcatctgtaattgacaaacccagcactggcagaaggcacaggtgtcattgtccatcaaatcaacagtacaaaggtcactcttgaaatcaggacttaaaggatgtgctgcagtaagaatacctgttaagaaaggggactaaaaggctaaaatatgcacaacacCACAGAAATTGgtctatggaacaatggtcaaaggtgctttggactgttgatggatggacaacgacacctgtgccttctgccagttttgttgtcaattcaacgcttgtcttctttctgttccttaaagggtacataaggacctttttattttattgttacatgttcccatgtgttgctacaactgtttacataaggcgtattttattttttttacacctttaaattgcattccctgcctcaagatggctacACATATACCTGCATggccctctcagaactacatttcccatcatcctcctgctcactggtaaattcatgttacatatgtgagcaggaggatgatgggaaatgttgTTCTGAGAGGTCcagcttttaaatgttttaatggaTTCAATGTTTTTAAACTGGAAAACCAGAAGTTTTCAATGTAAAAGTGTGTTATAGAATCATCAGAGATAGAAGTTTACAGAAGTTCCTGCCATCCATATTCCATTTATTTTCTCTCAGAACCGAGATAACGTCATCAGAAATCATTATATTTTTGATAATAAATGGAGTAacgtttattattttactgtatatgctaGAGTAATTTTCAATTAGGTGACCGCAGTGTAGTAGTGCCTTGATCCTCTTCATCAGTCATAAAGGCCCATATTGTTCCAACAGGCTTGCCGATGTTACAGTATTAAGAAAAACACATAAAAGTTACATCAAGTTTTAAGAACACCAACCTATTGAACACACTATGGTGAGGCAGTGGAAAATTATTTAGTCACGCTGGACTGTGGCCATCTAAAACAATAGCCCAGAGCAAAGTGGAGTTTCCTTTAATTGTGCTTGTTTTCCAAACTAGAACACACATATTGTAAAATAATTCTTCAGGAGAccagaaaatacacacacacacacacacgtaatcCTAAAGTAAGAGAATACAGATCATTATGCTGCACTTAAACCCTTGTATAACATCTGTATTACATTACCAATTGGTCATAAATGCTAATGATTTAACACAGGGATAAAATAACCTTTCAACTGCCAATAGTGTGGTAGTTTAAGTAACTACAGAGTCTGTATAGATAATATAGACTGTTCTCACCCAATTAAATACAGCACTCTACAAAGTAAAGCAAACATCATTCTTTCTGAATTTTTTTATAAGCAGTCTTAACAATTAACAATATCTGTCCTCGGCTTGTATGatatataaaactaaaatatttgcAATTATCCAACTTATATGAATTCCAATGTATTGCAAAAGtattttattgtggaaaactgcacatttatatATGTTCCACATACATGGTTTGCATTTAACAGTGATAATAAATGCATAACATTTCTGCCTAACAAGTGGTCATTAATATCTGGACATTGGCATGTATATGATTGGAATGTTTtatcactacaaaaaaaaaccacatttaCTGCCTATATAAACCTAGTACTATTGCTTATTAAGAGATCAGTAGAATACGTGCAGAATATCCAGGACCTTAACCTTCTGGTTGTACAGAATAAGTAAAGCTTcagtgacaattttttttttttttttttttttttttttttttttacagctatcATTTAAGACGTCATTTTCTTTTTGCATTCCACTGAACAGAACAGCATCCCCTCAATCGGCATAAACTTCTGGCCAATCAGACACTTGGTGCAGCAGGAGCAGAGGAAGCACTCTGGTTCTGCGTGCCAGTTGAAGTTCCCATAGGTCACTCGCTGAGCCTCTGGTTCTAAAGCATTCCGACAGCCTTGGCACAGCTataggaaaaggaaaaaaaaacaacgttagcAAAATTATAATCAGTCTCTTGAATTCATTAAGATATACAagacatataaaaaaaatcataaaattaaCAGGGTACACATTTTCATATTCACAGTACCTGGTAATACATTTTTGTGAGAAAATAAAACTACCTGGATCTGCTGCCTtagtaaaattacattttttaaaaggtgaTAAATATCTATTAAACAGTGTTAAACCACTTGTTTGAAAGCTGTGTATTATCTTGTACCGGTATATGCTgcagattatttttaaaaacagtctACTTTCCAAATTAATAGATTTTAGTAGCATCTCCTTATAGTATATGGCTTTCACATGATACACATAACCAAAAACACATACTATACAGTAAGAGGTTTATTTTCATGCAGGAGCCCCTAAAAAAGGCTGTAATTGATATTTTCCCTTTAAAGTCAATTTCTACTATTTTATTAGCACCAGTATTAACTGCTTTttgatcattttgcagttttagctAGGAGTATATTTGTAACTATACTTCTTTCCAATACATTACACTGTTATGAATGTATTTTCAATAACAGTCGTTTGACTCTAAATTGTATTTGAAAGCACTTAACAGTTTTACTCAGTGTTCCCCAGTACTAACTTTCAGTACTGCGCTGCAGGGAAATTAGTGTGATCAAGTTGACGTGCAGACCTATCGCCCTATTTTGAAGTATAAAGTTTGTCCCCAACTTTTTCTGAAAGTCATACCATTATTGCAACAATTACAatattataaaactagcaagaaacagctCAATACTGTAACTACTGCAACCAGAAAGATTTCTTGCTAgtcttgtatttgttttatgttcttgCTTCACTATTTGTTCTCCCTCTTTGTGACCCCAAAAAGgacaacattttaaaagtggCAAAACACAGTCTCAGCTGGACCCCAGCAGTTCTGTATACAGAACATATTTCTGAAAGTCTTAATGAAGAACACTGATTAAGATCCACTCTTGTAGAGCATTGCTAAAAGCTCCTGTTGAAACAGACACTAACTAACAGCAAATAAAAGGTCATTACCGCAGCATGATTCTTCATGTAGCAGGCTTTGCAAACAGGCTTGTTGTTCACCATGACATAAATCTCTCCAGCAAGTACACAGTCACAGTCAAAACAACAGAAGTGTTTCAGGTGCCAGTTCTGGTCCTCTGCCTGGGTGTACTCATTGCTGAATATCAGCTAGATGGGTTAaaacaagagaaagaaaaagaaaagagacAAGCAAGATGCAAATCAATACCGGCGAGTACATTCTAAACAAGCATCTTTAACATTTCATTCTGCACGACCAAAGCGGGGCAACCCTATAAAAGAAAGTGGTCCAGCCAGAATCTCAACAACTGTTGCCTTGTAGTCAAAAGTGTAGATCTTCTGTCAAGGCTGGTACAGCAACAGCAAAGCCTGGAACAATTTGATCAGTATAGAAATTACAGTGGAAATAACTGGGATCCACCCCATTTTCTTATCAAAATACTCtcaaaatacatatacatacatacatacatccataTGGGATTCAGTTCTTTGCGGATATTAACATGATGGTGCTGTCCTTCGTACCTCGTCACAGCCACCGCAGCGAGGTTTCTCGCTGTCACAGTAGTGTCGGCCGCAGTACAGTTTTCCTTTCTTCCAGAAATAGATCATGTCCACCAGAAGCTCATTGCAGGtgcaacacacaaaacaagctgGGTGCCACAGCTTCTCAAAGCCAGCACGTTCAGCATATACTGCAGGGTCTCCTTCCTTCATGCACAGCTGGCACCGGTAACAAGACTGCCAGTCAGGGAGAGACAGAGCATGGGTGTGTTGTTACTTAGTGAAGAGAACGGCAACTTTTTATTTGCATAAATAGCActtgaaaaacaattaaaatagcaTGATGTTGATAGTATATTTACTAACAAATGTACTATGAATCCGATACATACCATCTCTGATTTCAGGGCAGacatactacaaaataaaacctggtgtttaacaaaaaaaaacaaaaaactttaaaatgttttatgtgGTACAGTTGCTTTTAACATTAGTCCCTTAAATAATTTTTGATCTACAACTTtcagaaaggctttttttttttttttatagacggTGATGGAAACAGACTCTCAAGTGAGATGGTATGAAGTATTTTTCCCATGGTCTAGGTCTGAAGAGAGCAAGCAGGTCATTTTCTACGCCCATGCAACTAGCAGGCTTTGCTTACATGGCACACTGCCGCCATCTGCTGGTAATTTCCATGCAGCACAGAAGGGtttttgcaactttttttttttaattaaatgtcaaaACATAGATGAAATTAGTTATTATACCTTTATTGTTTGTATATATTGTGCTGACATGCAATCATATCATAAAAAGATGACTAGGGCAGGGAGCATGTACActgaaaatgtaaaactgatttagaagataGCAGGGTTATCTCTGAAGTAGAGGAGGGGAACACAATTTCCTACAAAGTTTTATTGCTTAATATAAAATACTCCAAAACTAATAAGTTTGTTGTATCTACCAAGACAAAATAGATTAAtgtagcacagtactgtatatacagataaGATTAGCAGGACATTAAAGAAATGACATACAAAAAGAATCTAAAAACAACCAtctaaatgaaaaagtaaaatatatacacacatgcaatACTTAAATTTTTTGTTTTCACATAAACAACATCCAACCAACAATACTGTTCTGTTCCTAAGGggaaaaaatgattcaattttaAAATCATGCACGATTGCTTACAGAATTCAATGTAGCCTTTCATTTCTAAAAATGAGTTTGCTGGCATCACCAGACACACTTACATAAGCTGCTCCTGTTGAAGGAGCCGTCTTGTTGCCCAGAGCTCCCACCACCGCAGTGGTACCTCGGTCTCC
Above is a window of Acipenser ruthenus chromosome 14, fAciRut3.2 maternal haplotype, whole genome shotgun sequence DNA encoding:
- the LOC117419563 gene encoding testin-like, encoding MELEKEVKKITLGHETGSGAQCLKCKDKCEGFELHFWRKICRNCKCGLEDHDVQTTTEDDKKIGKLLEDTKYTSLIAKLKTDGVHHYKRNVVTMTNPVAAKKDVAITAVTYEWTPPVPNQALAVRYIELLPKEKQPVAGTVGAVYRKKQMAKQLPEHDQDPTKCHELSPNEVKQMQQFVKKYKEEALGVGDIKVPEEMEVQNKEKGASEAGDRGTTAVVGALGNKTAPSTGAAYSCYRCQLCMKEGDPAVYAERAGFEKLWHPACFVCCTCNELLVDMIYFWKKGKLYCGRHYCDSEKPRCGGCDELIFSNEYTQAEDQNWHLKHFCCFDCDCVLAGEIYVMVNNKPVCKACYMKNHAALCQGCRNALEPEAQRVTYGNFNWHAEPECFLCSCCTKCLIGQKFMPIEGMLFCSVECKKKMTS